The segment TGAGCGCAACGGACGGTCGCATGCGCATCCTCTCTTAATCGAAACTCATTGAGATGCGATGCAATCGGACATAAAGCTTCAAGCGCTATTTTCGCGAGAACCTGTGCCACGATTTGCGTGCCCTGACCAATGTGTCTCAATGCGGCGAGTTCCAAAGAAAGCTCATTTCCCGACATGAACGCCTGTCGGTATCACCGACCCTGGCGGCTTGCCAAGGGTCTCGACCCGGGATCGCCGGCAATCACGCCTGCGTCAGCGTTACCCTGACGTTGCCGCGCGTGGCGTTCGAATAGGGGCAAATGCGGTGTGCCGCTTCGATCAACGAAGCGGCCGCCTCGCGCTCCAGACCCGGTAACGAAATGCGCAGTTCGACCTCGATGCCGAAGCCGTGTTCGATCGGTCCGATGCCGACGCGCCCGGTCACCGCCACCTCATGCGGCAACTTCACCTTGGCCTGCATGGCCGCCACCTTCAGCGCGCCGATGAAGCAGGCCGAATACCCGGCGGCGAACAGCTGCTCCGGGTTGGTACCGTCGCCCCCCATGCCGCCCAGCTCCCTGGGTGTCGACAAGTCGACCGACAGCGCCTTGTCGTCCGATTCGGCGCGCCCGTCGCGGCCACCGTACGCGGTCGCTTCCGCGGTGTAGAGGACTTTAGTCAGTTCAGCCATGTCTTTCTCCTGAAATCCGGCGGTC is part of the Paludibacterium paludis genome and harbors:
- a CDS encoding organic hydroperoxide resistance protein: MAELTKVLYTAEATAYGGRDGRAESDDKALSVDLSTPRELGGMGGDGTNPEQLFAAGYSACFIGALKVAAMQAKVKLPHEVAVTGRVGIGPIEHGFGIEVELRISLPGLEREAAASLIEAAHRICPYSNATRGNVRVTLTQA